TAATTTGATGTTTTGTGGAGGATGattttaaatgaatgtatttGTCTAGTGTGTGAAGGTACAGCAGTGTgtgattgaaaaagaaaaacaaatgtttttgagaagtgaattaactttttaaaacaacagattttaACTGGATCAAgttcttttttagtatttttcttcatcttcattttGTAACTGTTGGACAGAATAGTAACACTTCATAGTTTTTAGAAAATCTCTTTAAGTTACATAAATAGTAGCATGAGtgaattttaaattcagaattaaGCCTCAAGTGTCCTTCTGTACTTGGGAAAATTGTTGTGAAAACCAGGCCATCTGCTGCAGTACTACAGTTACATCTGGCCCTCAGAATGTGTCCCACATGCTCTGTTTTAGCACTCTGTCGGATTATTAGCCTGCAAAACAAGTTCACCTTGATCTTTTACATTAAACATAAAGTAGCTCAGGGACAAATTTTGACATAAATCTAAACGTGTGACGTTTCCAAAGAAGGCAGAAATAAAACGGAACTTTGGACTAGATTATGACAAAACATCACAAGGGCCAGAAACCCAAGTCTTGAAGGTCTCGGTCAGTCAGGAAACATGGCAAGCGCCTCTCCTGAACAGAATCAAAATCACTGCTCAGCGGTGAACAGCAGCAGCCCGCTGGTGCAGGGCAACCTCCCCACCCTGACCTTATCTGGGAAGATCCGAGTGACagttactttcttcctttttctactcTCTACAAGTTTTAATGCTTCTTTCTTATTGAAACTTCAGAAGTGGactcaaaagaaagagaaagggagaaagctcTCGAGAATGAAGGTGCTTTTAAAACATCTGACCTTAGCCAACCTGTTGGAGACCCTGATTGTCATGCCGCTGGATGGCATGTGGAACATGACGGTCCAGTGGTATGCTGGAGAGTTCCTCTGCAAAGTCCTCAGCTACCTGAAGCTTTTCTCCATGTATGCCCCAGCCTTCATGATGGTAGTGATCAGCCTGGACCGCTCCCTGGCCATCACGAGGCCTCTAGCTATGAAAAGCAATGGCGTTGGACAGTCCCTGATTGGCTTGGCCTGGCTCCTCAGTGGTATCTTTGCTGGACCACAGGTAAAGCACGAACGTGAACTTTTTAGGATCTGGCAATCACAGATTCCCTCTCTAAACTCGAGTGCTGCATTTTATGATCCCAAGTCAAAAGCAGCATTGTATTATCTTTGAAAGCTTTGACTCCGGGAATTAGAGAGTGGGGTTTAATCCTGGCTCTGTTACCTTGGGCACAtcttttaacttctctgagtttcagttcCTTCACTTATAAAATGGAGGTAACGCCTACTTTATGCAGCTTTCGTGAAGATTAAACGAACAATGCATTAAAGTGTCTAGCATGAGCTCTGGTACGTAGTAAATGCTCCTCAAAAAATGTAGCAATTGTCAAATTGGCCTCACCCCCCCCCATCTTATTCTTTCATCTAGTTTTCCATTCACTCTGTTTGATATGGCAAATGGAGAGAATCTTGAGGAACTGTGAAATTTGCATAGGTATAAGGTGTTCATTACTTGTCTCATTGGGACTTCTTAAGTGGAAACGACTCTGTTACTGTTGCAACTTAGAATCATTCTTTAACTAGCATGTCGCTCCTCAGTTTGCAGCTGGGCGGAATAGTGGGAAATAGTCGACTTTTGAAATCTGAATATTTCTCTGAGATTTATTTGAGCTTATCTGGAGGTAGGCTAGACTGTGACAGGCTGACAGCAACATCAGGATTGTTGGTGTAGGTGCCAGATACTGCTCCAGATTGTCCTCATCAGAGGCAACCTGATGAACTGACCTGCAGAATCAGCCTTTTTCAGCAGCCGTATCTCTGAAGAAAAGGACACATTCTTACAGAGAGCAaagatcctttatttttttttaagatttatttattatttatttgacagacagagatcacaagcaggcagagaagcagacagagagagagagagagaaaggaggaagcaggcttcctgccaagcagagagaccgatatgaggctcgatcccaggaccctgggatcatgatctgagccgaaggcaaaggctttaacccactgagccacccaggcacccccggcaAAGATCCTTTAATAACAGATAAAGAAGTCATCTGTATGCTTGTAAAGGTACTGTGTGATGATGAATCTAGGGTACAAGGAAGTGTCAAGAGGTGACGTCCAAGTTAACCCGGATATTCCAAAAACCAGCCTCTACAAATGGAAGTTATCTAGACATTCAACTATGAGCcaggtggtttaaaaaaaaaaaaaaaaagacaacaaacaaacaaaagatcctGCCCTGCAGAACTCAGTAAACACAGCAAAACACTAGAAAGTTGGATAACCAAATTTTCCTACCAATTCCTCACTTAACTCATCATTTCTGGATACTAGATTAATTAAATTAGGATGTATTTTATggcagaaaaatgggaaaagctaAAATGTTTCTACCTGCCTGGAGAAAAGCATATTACAATGATTCTCACAGTGACTAAATATCTAATAATAGGCTTAGTAAATGTTTCTCTCCAAATGATGTTATGCCtgaagttttccattttgtttctttaaagtagAAGTAccacttatttatctattttcttagGGAAGATAAGTAAGTTAGGCTCTTCACATTGAGTCTGATGCTGATGAAACAAAGAAATAGCCCTCAAAGAAAGTGTAATTCAATTATGGAGACAAAACTTAAATAAAACTAATACAACTACATACTAaacgcttttttaaaaaagattttacttatttatttgacggagagagactgagagagagcacaaacagggggagccacagacagagggagaaggagaagcagactccctgccgagcagagagcctgattcaggacttgatcccaggatccctgggatcatgacatgggccgaaggcagctgctcagcaactgagccacccaggcgcccctatatg
The DNA window shown above is from Neovison vison isolate M4711 chromosome 11, ASM_NN_V1, whole genome shotgun sequence and carries:
- the GNRHR gene encoding gonadotropin-releasing hormone receptor isoform X2, giving the protein MASASPEQNQNHCSAVNSSSPLVQGNLPTLTLSGKIRVTVTFFLFLLSTSFNASFLLKLQKWTQKKEKGRKLSRMKVLLKHLTLANLLETLIVMPLDGMWNMTVQWYAGEFLCKVLSYLKLFSMYAPAFMMVVISLDRSLAITRPLAMKSNGVGQSLIGLAWLLSGIFAGPQLPLPHPSSHHVNLQRKNHLHPDAGPSSGSSRATTESIQE
- the GNRHR gene encoding gonadotropin-releasing hormone receptor isoform X1; the protein is MASASPEQNQNHCSAVNSSSPLVQGNLPTLTLSGKIRVTVTFFLFLLSTSFNASFLLKLQKWTQKKEKGRKLSRMKVLLKHLTLANLLETLIVMPLDGMWNMTVQWYAGEFLCKVLSYLKLFSMYAPAFMMVVISLDRSLAITRPLAMKSNGVGQSLIGLAWLLSGIFAGPQLYIFRMIHLADSSGQTEGFSQCVTHCSFPQWWHEAFYNFFTFSCLFLIPLLITLICNAKIIFTLTRVLHQDPHELQLNQSKNNIPRARLRTLKMTVAFATSFTVCWTPYYVLGIWYWFDPEMLNRVSDPVNHFFFLFALLNPCFDPLIYGYFSL